The Melioribacteraceae bacterium 4301-Me genome has a window encoding:
- a CDS encoding FlgD immunoglobulin-like domain containing protein, producing the protein EGSKSLSVRLHPLGKFKGTVYCDLLQVQKLDITGIKSNEIIPVQYTLFQNYPNPFNPTTIISYTLPKQSIVSLKIYDILGREVRTLVNTEQTAGTHKIEWDGKNNYGSRVASGTYIYRIEAGDFIQSKKMILLK; encoded by the coding sequence AGAAGGTTCAAAATCATTGTCAGTAAGATTACATCCGTTAGGTAAATTTAAGGGAACAGTGTATTGTGACCTTCTACAAGTTCAGAAGTTGGATATTACAGGTATAAAGTCTAACGAAATAATACCTGTTCAGTATACTTTGTTCCAGAACTATCCAAATCCATTTAATCCTACAACTATAATCAGTTACACTTTGCCAAAACAAAGCATTGTTTCATTAAAGATATATGATATTCTTGGCAGAGAAGTTCGTACACTCGTAAATACAGAACAAACAGCTGGTACTCATAAAATTGAGTGGGATGGAAAAAATAACTATGGTTCAAGAGTTGCATCTGGAACATACATATACAGAATTGAAGCTGGTGACTTTATACAATCTAAAAAAATGATTTTATTAAAATAG